From a region of the Leptospira venezuelensis genome:
- a CDS encoding transketolase family protein: protein MGAVSASSADQKATRDGYGDALHELGASRSDIVVLDADLSGSTKTNKFAKAFPDRFFNVGVAEQNLVGHAAGLALAGYVPFASSFAMFLSGRAWEVVRNSIVYPFLNVKLVASHGGITVGEDGASHQCIEDFATMRAIPEMVVICPSDYNETKQIIHAIADYKGPVYVRVGRPNLPLIERENYKFEIGKAEVMREGKDVLIIANGVLVNEAMIAVKELEAEGIQATLLNMATIKPIDKEAILKYAKLCGAVVTCEEHNVIGGLGSAVSEFLSEEHPVRVLKLGMKDSFGKSGTWSGLLDYFGLRSKNIVELAKKAVQSK, encoded by the coding sequence ATGGGAGCAGTATCCGCATCTAGCGCAGATCAAAAAGCAACCAGAGACGGTTACGGAGACGCATTGCACGAATTGGGTGCAAGCCGTTCCGATATCGTAGTACTAGACGCGGATCTTTCCGGTTCTACTAAAACCAACAAATTCGCAAAAGCATTTCCAGATCGTTTTTTCAACGTAGGAGTTGCGGAGCAGAATTTAGTTGGTCATGCAGCCGGACTTGCTCTTGCAGGTTATGTTCCATTTGCTTCTTCTTTCGCGATGTTTTTATCCGGAAGAGCCTGGGAAGTGGTGCGTAATAGCATTGTTTATCCTTTCTTAAATGTAAAATTAGTAGCTTCTCATGGTGGAATTACAGTGGGTGAGGACGGAGCTTCTCACCAATGTATCGAAGATTTTGCCACAATGAGAGCCATTCCTGAAATGGTAGTGATCTGTCCTTCCGATTATAACGAAACTAAACAGATCATCCATGCAATTGCAGATTATAAAGGACCGGTTTACGTAAGAGTAGGCCGTCCTAATCTTCCTTTGATCGAAAGAGAAAATTATAAATTCGAGATCGGAAAAGCGGAAGTGATGAGAGAAGGTAAAGATGTTCTTATCATTGCAAACGGTGTTTTGGTAAACGAAGCGATGATAGCTGTTAAAGAACTGGAAGCAGAGGGCATCCAGGCTACTCTTTTGAACATGGCTACCATCAAGCCGATCGATAAAGAAGCTATATTAAAATATGCTAAACTTTGTGGTGCAGTTGTCACTTGCGAAGAGCATAATGTGATTGGAGGATTAGGTTCTGCAGTCAGCGAATTTTTATCCGAAGAACACCCAGTAAGAGTTCTTAAATTAGGAATGAAGGACAGCTTCGGCAAATCCGGCACTTGGTCTGGACTTCTGGATTATTTCGGGCTCAGGTCTAAAAACATAGTGGAACTTGCAAAAAAAGCAGTCCAATCCAAATAA
- the metK gene encoding methionine adenosyltransferase, with the protein MSLQDFIFTSESVSEGHPDKVCDQISDAILDAYLAQDPKSRVACETLVTTNLVVVAGEVTSKGKIDSVEIARNVIKDIGYNDVSLGFDAEFAVVSSHIHAQSPDISQGVTEGEGLFKEQGAGDQGLMFGFAIDETPELMPMPIYYSHELVRHLSGLRHNGKLKWLRPDAKSQVTVEYKNGKPTRIDTVVISTQHSPDVSHKQIEESVIEECIKKVIPANFLKDTKYFINPTGQFIIGGPHGDTGLTGRKIIVDTYGGYGRHGGGAFSGKDPSKVDRSAAYMGRYIAKNVVAAGLASQCEVQLAYAIGVAEPVSVHVDTFGTGKFSEEEIVKRIKANFKLTPRGITESLQLLEKGRKYRETAAYGHFGRSGETFTWERTDKAGALKG; encoded by the coding sequence ATGTCCCTTCAAGACTTCATCTTTACCTCGGAATCCGTATCGGAAGGACACCCGGACAAGGTTTGCGACCAAATTTCCGACGCAATTCTGGACGCTTATTTAGCTCAGGATCCTAAATCCAGGGTAGCTTGCGAAACTTTAGTGACTACAAACCTAGTGGTAGTTGCGGGGGAAGTAACTAGTAAGGGCAAAATAGACTCGGTAGAGATCGCAAGGAATGTAATCAAGGATATCGGATACAACGATGTTTCTTTAGGTTTTGACGCTGAGTTCGCTGTAGTTTCTTCACATATTCATGCCCAAAGTCCTGACATTTCTCAAGGTGTTACTGAGGGAGAAGGTCTGTTTAAGGAACAAGGTGCGGGTGACCAAGGTTTGATGTTTGGGTTCGCTATCGATGAAACTCCTGAACTTATGCCTATGCCGATCTATTACTCTCACGAGTTAGTTAGACATTTGTCCGGATTACGTCATAACGGTAAATTAAAATGGTTACGTCCGGATGCTAAGTCTCAGGTAACTGTAGAATATAAAAACGGAAAACCTACTCGTATAGATACAGTTGTAATTTCTACACAACATTCTCCTGATGTTTCTCACAAACAAATTGAGGAATCTGTAATTGAAGAATGTATTAAAAAAGTTATTCCTGCGAACTTCTTAAAAGATACGAAATATTTTATCAACCCAACAGGTCAGTTCATCATCGGTGGACCACACGGGGATACTGGTCTGACAGGACGTAAGATCATCGTGGATACATACGGTGGTTACGGAAGACATGGTGGTGGAGCATTCTCCGGAAAAGATCCATCTAAAGTGGACCGCTCCGCTGCTTACATGGGTAGATATATCGCGAAAAACGTGGTAGCTGCAGGTCTTGCTTCTCAGTGCGAGGTGCAATTGGCTTATGCGATCGGTGTTGCTGAGCCAGTTTCGGTTCACGTAGATACTTTCGGAACTGGCAAATTTTCCGAAGAAGAAATCGTAAAAAGAATTAAAGCAAACTTCAAACTAACTCCAAGAGGGATTACTGAATCCTTACAATTATTGGAGAAGGGAAGAAAATACAGGGAAACCGCTGCTTACGGGCATTTCGGAAGAAGTGGAGAGACGTTTACCTGGGAAAGAACTGATAAAGCAGGAGCATTGAAAGGTTAA
- a CDS encoding ParB N-terminal domain-containing protein, protein MKIRVSDIKVKNRIRKDLGDLHGLKSSIQNLGLLHPIIIDLDNKLVSGERRLECVKLLGWEYVDVRIVDVRSKKERVLIEAEENNVRLPFTPEEQERAQKLLRRYSHTGILGRLFAWLLDLWEWFWSWLFKN, encoded by the coding sequence ATGAAAATTCGGGTCTCCGATATTAAGGTAAAGAACCGCATTCGTAAAGATTTAGGTGACTTACATGGTCTCAAATCTTCCATACAAAACTTAGGGCTTTTGCATCCGATCATTATCGACCTGGACAATAAATTAGTCTCTGGCGAAAGACGCCTGGAATGTGTAAAACTTCTGGGCTGGGAATATGTTGATGTCAGAATCGTAGATGTACGAAGTAAAAAAGAAAGAGTTTTGATCGAAGCCGAAGAAAACAATGTGCGGCTACCGTTTACCCCAGAAGAACAAGAAAGGGCTCAAAAGCTATTAAGAAGATATTCCCATACAGGGATCCTTGGTAGATTGTTTGCCTGGTTATTGGATCTTTGGGAATGGTTTTGGTCCTGGCTTTTCAAAAACTAA
- the lipL32 gene encoding major surface lipoprotein LipL32 yields MKKSSILIISTAIMVSFAACIGGLPGLQSNFSVGEQDIPGVGVKKLFAPYSETVNYWGYIKPGQAADAVVNGKKSYFLYIWVPAAIVELGVRLISPTGEIGEPSSGDFVSEAFKAATPEEKSMPNWFDTWIRVERLAAIMPNQIEGAAKGKALQSLGDNDDGDDTYTEERHNKYNSLLRIQIPNIPKSLDELKNIDTKKLLVRGLYRITFTTYKVGEVKGSFVATVGVLGPPGVPGLSPILHANPAELQKLAVDAEEKLKAAVAGDKK; encoded by the coding sequence ATGAAAAAATCTTCGATCCTTATAATCTCCACCGCTATAATGGTCAGCTTTGCTGCATGTATCGGTGGACTTCCCGGCCTACAAAGTAATTTCTCGGTCGGTGAACAAGACATTCCAGGAGTAGGAGTTAAGAAGCTTTTCGCACCTTATTCTGAAACTGTGAACTATTGGGGATACATCAAACCAGGACAAGCCGCTGACGCAGTAGTAAACGGAAAGAAATCATATTTCCTTTATATTTGGGTTCCAGCAGCTATCGTTGAATTAGGTGTTCGTCTAATTTCCCCTACCGGAGAAATTGGTGAGCCATCTAGCGGCGACTTCGTGAGCGAGGCTTTCAAAGCTGCAACTCCTGAAGAAAAAAGCATGCCAAACTGGTTCGATACTTGGATTCGCGTAGAGCGCTTAGCAGCTATTATGCCGAACCAAATCGAAGGAGCAGCTAAAGGAAAAGCACTTCAAAGTCTTGGCGACAATGACGATGGAGACGATACTTACACTGAAGAGCGTCACAACAAGTATAACTCTTTACTTCGTATCCAAATTCCTAATATTCCAAAAAGCTTAGATGAACTTAAAAACATCGACACTAAAAAACTTTTAGTTCGCGGTTTATACAGAATTACCTTCACTACTTACAAAGTAGGCGAAGTTAAAGGTTCTTTCGTAGCTACTGTTGGAGTTCTTGGCCCTCCAGGTGTTCCAGGTCTTTCTCCTATTCTTCACGCAAACCCAGCTGAATTGCAAAAATTAGCTGTTGATGCAGAAGAAAAATTGAAAGCTGCAGTTGCTGGAGACAAGAAGTAA
- a CDS encoding acyl-CoA dehydrogenase family protein, with amino-acid sequence MLENNYFLENEDLKQYFESLIDWEEVVNAFEQGFSDKKEYEKTGKEELALAPGSKEEAIEFYRSVLESAGEIAGKEIAPFAQKMDAEGLIYEKGKVKFPKEMINAVHLVKEAGILPYSIGRKHGGLGLPCTVQAMLMEMFSRADGSVAIALGCMNLAETIERFGSDEMVQTYVPKMVAGELCGAMALTEPNYGSDLPNLQTKAIKGEDGVWRITGAKRFITHGCGFDDKPSIILTLARTGSPTSGARGLSFFIVKSEDVEIAGIEKKMGLHCSPTCEVVYENTPGILIGEEGYGLVKYSMAMMNGARLSIAGQAMGIGAAAYYEAIKYADEREQFGKKIKNIPAVKKMLDLMDREILAMRSILQEASRSIDLYHWKSEKMKESGVDEREIKKDESIKKWEKLANLFTPLSKYYITEQANKIAFDALQIHGGAGYTYDYDISRIYRDVRITNIYEGTTQLQVVAAIGGIVTGLGSKGILRQYLDEEMSNFSPSRELSDNRKTLEESHSIYSSLENGTSKDEVAFELVESATRVIIGVILERSLKKLDGDPKKERATLVHFYNLDSSALLEYNKIRIQNKKSLALV; translated from the coding sequence ATGCTTGAAAATAATTATTTCTTAGAGAATGAAGACCTTAAACAATATTTCGAATCCTTAATAGACTGGGAAGAAGTGGTAAATGCTTTCGAACAAGGATTTTCCGACAAAAAAGAATATGAAAAAACCGGCAAAGAAGAACTGGCATTAGCTCCAGGAAGTAAAGAAGAAGCCATTGAATTTTATAGATCCGTATTGGAATCGGCAGGAGAGATCGCAGGAAAAGAAATAGCTCCATTTGCACAGAAAATGGATGCAGAAGGTTTAATATACGAAAAAGGTAAAGTTAAATTCCCTAAAGAAATGATAAACGCAGTCCATCTGGTCAAAGAAGCCGGAATTCTTCCCTACTCTATCGGACGTAAACACGGCGGACTTGGACTACCTTGCACCGTGCAAGCAATGCTTATGGAAATGTTTTCCAGAGCAGATGGATCTGTTGCGATCGCTTTAGGATGTATGAATCTTGCGGAAACCATTGAGAGATTTGGTTCAGATGAAATGGTACAAACTTACGTACCAAAAATGGTAGCTGGAGAACTCTGCGGTGCAATGGCACTCACAGAACCGAATTATGGATCAGATCTCCCGAATTTACAAACAAAAGCAATCAAAGGAGAGGATGGAGTCTGGAGAATTACAGGAGCCAAACGATTTATCACTCATGGCTGTGGTTTTGATGATAAACCGTCCATCATCCTTACATTAGCAAGAACCGGAAGTCCAACAAGTGGCGCAAGAGGACTCTCATTCTTTATTGTTAAAAGTGAAGATGTGGAAATCGCAGGCATAGAGAAAAAAATGGGGTTACATTGCTCTCCCACCTGCGAGGTAGTTTATGAAAATACTCCAGGTATATTAATCGGAGAAGAAGGTTACGGCCTTGTAAAATATTCCATGGCAATGATGAACGGAGCAAGACTTTCCATCGCAGGACAGGCAATGGGAATCGGAGCTGCCGCATATTATGAAGCTATAAAATACGCTGATGAAAGGGAACAATTCGGCAAGAAGATCAAGAATATCCCAGCAGTGAAAAAAATGTTGGATCTAATGGACAGAGAGATTCTCGCAATGCGTTCCATTTTACAGGAAGCTTCCAGATCAATAGACCTATATCATTGGAAGTCGGAAAAAATGAAAGAGTCCGGAGTAGACGAAAGAGAAATCAAAAAGGACGAATCAATCAAAAAATGGGAAAAACTCGCAAACCTATTTACTCCATTATCTAAGTATTATATTACAGAACAGGCAAATAAGATAGCATTCGATGCACTGCAGATTCATGGAGGAGCAGGTTATACATACGACTATGATATTTCTAGAATCTATAGAGATGTAAGGATCACAAATATCTACGAAGGAACCACACAATTGCAGGTCGTAGCAGCCATTGGAGGAATTGTCACCGGACTCGGATCCAAAGGGATCTTAAGACAATATTTGGATGAAGAAATGTCAAACTTCTCACCTTCTAGAGAGCTTTCAGACAATCGCAAAACACTGGAAGAGTCCCATTCTATATATTCTTCATTAGAAAACGGAACATCCAAGGACGAAGTCGCATTCGAGCTGGTAGAATCTGCAACCAGAGTCATAATCGGCGTGATTTTAGAAAGAAGCCTAAAAAAGCTGGATGGAGATCCTAAAAAGGAAAGAGCTACGCTAGTACACTTTTATAACCTAGATAGCTCAGCTTTATTAGAATATAATAAAATCCGCATCCAAAATAAGAAGAGCCTGGCCCTAGTTTAG
- a CDS encoding SDR family NAD(P)-dependent oxidoreductase, whose product MDIKGKRVVITGAASGIGKETLLKLLKFDGVKILAVDLDPSRLEVSDERVKKFKCDVSSSENVDKIFKEAEKVLGGIDIFYANAGFAYYEEIKKPDWKRIEKIFQTNVFSAIYGLQKVQSEYSNPVYYIITASAMSFLSIPGYALYSATKAAVHSFAEAFQFELKKPHRLMIVYPIATRTNFFDAAGKKVPVPFPSQTPKQVASAVISGIRWNKKRVLPSRIFALMMFADRFLIYPLRMYQIIENWKRRKALN is encoded by the coding sequence ATGGATATAAAAGGAAAACGTGTCGTGATAACTGGGGCTGCATCCGGAATTGGGAAGGAAACTTTACTTAAACTTCTTAAATTCGATGGTGTTAAAATTTTAGCAGTGGATCTGGATCCTTCTCGCTTAGAAGTATCGGACGAGAGGGTGAAAAAATTTAAATGTGATGTTTCCTCTTCTGAAAACGTAGATAAAATTTTTAAGGAAGCAGAAAAGGTTTTGGGCGGTATTGATATCTTCTATGCAAATGCAGGTTTTGCATACTATGAAGAGATTAAGAAGCCAGATTGGAAACGTATTGAAAAAATTTTTCAGACAAATGTTTTCTCCGCTATCTACGGCTTGCAAAAAGTTCAGTCAGAATATTCTAACCCGGTCTATTATATCATCACCGCTTCTGCTATGAGCTTTCTGTCTATCCCAGGTTATGCATTGTATTCTGCAACCAAAGCGGCGGTGCATTCTTTTGCGGAAGCATTTCAGTTTGAACTAAAAAAACCTCATCGGTTGATGATTGTTTATCCAATCGCTACTCGAACAAATTTTTTCGATGCAGCTGGTAAGAAGGTTCCGGTGCCTTTTCCTTCTCAAACCCCGAAACAGGTCGCTTCGGCGGTTATATCTGGGATTCGCTGGAATAAAAAGAGAGTATTACCTTCGAGGATATTTGCTTTGATGATGTTCGCGGATAGATTCCTTATCTATCCACTGCGTATGTATCAAATCATCGAAAATTGGAAACGGAGAAAAGCCCTAAACTAG
- a CDS encoding PP2C family protein-serine/threonine phosphatase has product MIQRNFYHIFETIHRKVSYTFSIVAFSLTGGWFGAMYAYFFGQATIPMFSVKTHYPIILSFFLATILVTILHSIQYGFLARFGFSGIETHIRRINKALDHNSSIRRLGSEELDLILSDLIKLPTHNMITAFGYGCFVFSVNVVAYLIFNYELKELWYIFLGWSAAIFVYCGFSYIITDYITGPKRVMLKKVLLSRSYSSNFPAGFLGLKGKFGFLLSLVLLSLSILAVYVGLRPNSYLEIVIFIGLTFFAATILIILYFQSISTTLEQIGKSANDLAAGGPGKLPLVSNDREFLGFARDFAKATGEIGRIREHLQSLVEEKTSELRETLRTVEELKKQQDGDYFLTSLLIKPLGINRTTGRKAKVDFLIKQKKNFVFKGKESEIGGDICIAQEILLRGKEYTVFLNADAMGKSLQGAGGVLVLGAAFHSILQRTLTNENTYSLYAEKWIKNAFTELHKLFQGFDGSMLVSMVLGVLDEQAGILYYINAEHPWSVLYRDGKASFLEESLQYRKLGTPGMEGSLSVKIFRLQPADILVIGSDGRDDLEIPTKSGEKTMNEDESLFMKIVESSEGNLQTILTNLEAKGRITDDLSLLRIEYDPGKSSNRTKPGKEVQNLSKKAKEFLKNKNITEAILAIEEALNLSPKNQILKRDLIRLHYRNGNHQEVCSLMDSYVEENPGDTDMIYTASFCFKKIGNFNRSLELAERIQLRNPGIPANLAHIADLNLKLGRSEKAINFAKLSLELDPQNESAVQILKSLNGKS; this is encoded by the coding sequence ATGATACAAAGGAATTTTTATCATATCTTCGAAACTATTCATAGAAAAGTTTCATACACATTCTCCATAGTTGCGTTTTCTTTAACCGGCGGATGGTTCGGGGCAATGTATGCCTATTTTTTTGGTCAGGCAACCATCCCGATGTTTTCTGTAAAAACACATTATCCGATCATTCTCTCCTTTTTTTTAGCAACAATCTTAGTTACAATCTTACATAGTATCCAATATGGGTTCTTAGCCCGATTTGGGTTTTCTGGAATTGAAACTCATATCAGAAGAATTAATAAAGCCTTGGATCATAATTCTTCCATACGAAGACTAGGCTCGGAAGAATTGGATCTAATACTATCCGATCTAATTAAATTACCTACTCATAATATGATCACCGCATTCGGTTATGGATGTTTTGTTTTTTCAGTTAATGTGGTAGCCTATTTAATATTTAATTATGAGCTTAAAGAACTTTGGTATATTTTTTTAGGCTGGTCGGCAGCTATTTTCGTTTATTGCGGCTTTAGTTATATTATCACGGATTATATCACGGGTCCCAAAAGGGTAATGTTAAAGAAAGTCTTGTTGAGTAGATCCTACTCTTCTAATTTTCCAGCCGGATTTTTGGGCTTAAAAGGAAAGTTTGGATTTCTACTTTCCTTGGTATTACTTTCTTTAAGCATATTAGCAGTTTATGTAGGACTAAGGCCAAATTCTTATTTAGAGATCGTCATTTTCATCGGGCTCACCTTCTTTGCTGCTACCATACTCATTATATTATACTTCCAATCCATTTCGACTACCCTAGAGCAAATCGGAAAATCTGCGAATGATCTGGCTGCAGGTGGTCCAGGAAAATTGCCCCTGGTTTCGAATGACCGAGAATTTTTAGGATTTGCAAGAGACTTTGCAAAAGCGACAGGAGAAATAGGAAGGATCAGAGAACATCTTCAATCTTTAGTCGAAGAAAAAACTTCGGAGCTTAGAGAAACATTACGAACTGTAGAAGAACTTAAAAAACAACAGGATGGAGACTATTTTCTTACTTCTCTTTTGATAAAACCCCTTGGGATCAATCGAACGACTGGAAGAAAGGCAAAAGTTGATTTTTTAATTAAGCAGAAGAAGAACTTCGTATTTAAGGGTAAAGAAAGCGAGATAGGCGGAGATATTTGTATCGCACAAGAAATCCTTTTAAGAGGAAAGGAATACACAGTATTTTTGAATGCGGACGCTATGGGAAAATCATTACAAGGAGCAGGAGGTGTTCTTGTATTAGGAGCTGCATTCCACTCTATTCTACAAAGAACACTTACAAATGAAAATACCTACTCACTATACGCTGAAAAATGGATAAAGAATGCATTTACAGAATTGCATAAATTATTCCAGGGCTTCGATGGAAGCATGTTAGTCTCCATGGTTTTGGGCGTTTTAGATGAACAGGCAGGCATATTATACTATATTAATGCAGAGCATCCTTGGTCCGTTCTATACAGAGATGGAAAAGCCTCCTTTTTAGAAGAAAGTTTACAATACAGAAAATTAGGGACTCCTGGTATGGAAGGAAGTTTAAGCGTAAAAATTTTCAGACTCCAACCGGCCGATATTCTAGTTATCGGATCTGACGGAAGAGATGATCTAGAGATCCCTACTAAGTCTGGAGAAAAAACAATGAATGAGGATGAGTCCCTATTTATGAAAATAGTAGAATCTTCTGAGGGTAATCTTCAAACAATTTTAACAAACTTGGAAGCTAAAGGAAGGATTACGGATGATCTTTCACTTCTGCGAATTGAATATGATCCCGGCAAATCCTCAAACAGAACGAAACCAGGGAAAGAAGTTCAAAATCTAAGCAAAAAAGCGAAAGAATTCTTAAAAAATAAAAACATTACGGAAGCAATTCTTGCAATTGAAGAAGCGCTAAACCTATCACCGAAAAACCAAATATTAAAGAGAGATTTGATCAGGCTGCATTATAGAAATGGAAATCACCAAGAAGTTTGTTCTCTTATGGATTCCTATGTAGAGGAAAATCCGGGCGATACAGACATGATCTATACTGCTTCCTTCTGTTTCAAAAAAATCGGGAACTTCAATCGTTCCTTAGAACTTGCAGAAAGGATCCAACTTCGGAATCCGGGGATCCCTGCAAATTTAGCACATATAGCAGACTTAAATTTAAAATTAGGGAGATCCGAGAAAGCAATTAACTTTGCAAAACTAAGCCTCGAATTAGATCCACAAAATGAAAGTGCCGTTCAAATTTTAAAAAGTTTGAACGGAAAATCCTAA
- a CDS encoding oxidoreductase, with the protein MNHRVAIIAGGTGLVGGELVQELLIDPSWDKVYLLVRKPLEWTHSKLELILTDWEKFPEFPQGITDAFCTLGTTIGKAGSRENFKKVDLEYPISFAKVAKEKGVKSFFIVTALGADPNSFVFYNQVKGEVEEEISKLGFETFGIFRPSLLEGDRKEFRLGEKIGAKLAFLINPLLLGPLKKYRSIHAKTVAKSMLNLAWSGKTGKRIVESDKIAVLGSPSARANLENLI; encoded by the coding sequence ATGAACCATAGAGTTGCTATCATTGCAGGCGGCACCGGGCTTGTGGGCGGAGAACTTGTGCAGGAATTATTAATAGATCCGTCTTGGGATAAGGTTTATCTTTTGGTCCGAAAACCATTGGAATGGACTCATTCCAAATTAGAATTGATCCTTACCGATTGGGAAAAGTTCCCCGAGTTTCCGCAAGGTATTACAGATGCATTTTGCACTTTAGGGACTACGATTGGCAAAGCAGGCTCAAGAGAGAATTTTAAAAAGGTAGATCTTGAATATCCTATCAGCTTTGCTAAAGTTGCAAAAGAGAAGGGAGTAAAATCTTTCTTTATAGTGACAGCACTAGGAGCAGATCCGAATTCTTTCGTATTTTATAATCAGGTAAAAGGAGAAGTAGAGGAAGAAATTTCAAAACTTGGTTTTGAGACTTTTGGGATTTTTAGACCTTCTCTTTTGGAAGGAGATAGAAAAGAATTTAGGTTAGGGGAGAAGATCGGGGCTAAACTTGCATTTTTGATCAATCCTTTACTCTTGGGTCCTTTGAAAAAGTATAGATCTATTCATGCCAAGACAGTTGCCAAGTCTATGTTGAACTTAGCTTGGTCCGGAAAAACTGGTAAACGGATTGTAGAATCGGATAAAATTGCGGTTTTAGGATCTCCTTCTGCAAGAGCGAATCTCGAAAATTTAATATAA
- a CDS encoding adenylate/guanylate cyclase domain-containing protein, whose translation MPIKDYLPKFLCNILEITDRNKMDDSVRKVLENEEIIGAYVSNAFRYLLLIFFAAQLALNWKSGDAIVNGIAFAIFTVVTIGHTYVIRTCTHWAIKGFSYLALVSDFFVISSLLLYYTLHQNSFDLGFAIKNPIMNFLFFPLAFSLIQFRLRYVVLSVILFYLVYFGIFSYALIYDKMVFAKDWGDYVMGPNVLVTDALFGRPMVYLILAFFFSFGILRTLIMIRRIGEGEAQRSLLSRYFSPGMVEEMMTNPDVLEGRRQTATILFTDIRNFTALSENMDPLELSRFLSSIRETLTDCVFEFGGTLDKYIGDAVMATFGTPYPSDDPASDAIRALQCGQKMLERLGEFNKARESKGLEPVSIGIGIHTGEVFSGNIETSRRAEFTVIGDAVNTASRIESLTKNFGKELLVSEETWKLAGANFRGETLPPVQVKGKEKPVTVVAVGA comes from the coding sequence ATGCCTATCAAAGATTATCTACCTAAGTTTCTTTGTAATATCTTAGAAATTACCGACCGAAACAAAATGGACGATTCGGTCCGTAAAGTTCTAGAAAATGAAGAGATCATAGGTGCCTATGTATCCAACGCCTTCCGATATCTGCTTTTAATATTTTTTGCTGCTCAATTAGCTTTGAACTGGAAAAGCGGAGATGCGATCGTAAACGGGATTGCATTTGCAATTTTCACCGTAGTTACGATTGGGCATACATATGTGATACGCACTTGCACACATTGGGCAATCAAAGGTTTTTCTTATTTGGCATTGGTCTCTGACTTTTTTGTCATCAGTTCCTTATTATTGTATTATACTCTTCATCAAAATTCCTTTGATCTAGGATTTGCGATTAAGAATCCAATCATGAATTTTCTATTCTTCCCTCTTGCGTTTTCATTGATCCAATTCAGATTAAGATATGTCGTCTTAAGCGTAATCCTATTCTATCTAGTTTATTTCGGAATATTCTCTTACGCGTTAATATACGATAAGATGGTGTTCGCAAAGGATTGGGGAGATTATGTAATGGGACCGAATGTCTTAGTCACAGACGCGCTATTCGGAAGACCCATGGTTTATCTAATACTCGCATTTTTCTTTTCTTTTGGAATATTAAGAACTTTGATCATGATCAGGCGAATAGGCGAAGGAGAAGCACAAAGATCTCTGCTATCTCGCTACTTCTCACCAGGAATGGTAGAAGAAATGATGACTAACCCGGATGTATTGGAAGGACGAAGACAAACTGCAACCATACTATTCACTGATATCCGAAACTTCACTGCACTTTCAGAAAACATGGACCCATTGGAACTGAGTAGATTCCTGTCTTCCATTAGAGAAACATTAACTGATTGTGTTTTCGAATTCGGCGGAACCTTAGACAAGTATATAGGCGATGCTGTCATGGCCACATTTGGAACTCCTTATCCTTCTGATGATCCTGCATCAGATGCAATTAGAGCGTTGCAATGCGGTCAGAAAATGTTGGAAAGATTAGGAGAATTCAATAAGGCAAGAGAATCCAAAGGATTAGAGCCAGTTAGTATTGGAATAGGTATCCATACGGGAGAAGTTTTCTCCGGAAATATTGAAACTAGCAGAAGAGCGGAATTCACAGTGATAGGAGATGCAGTAAACACTGCTTCCAGAATTGAATCACTTACTAAAAACTTTGGTAAAGAACTGTTAGTCTCAGAAGAAACCTGGAAACTAGCAGGTGCAAATTTCAGAGGAGAAACACTTCCGCCAGTACAAGTAAAAGGAAAAGAAAAACCGGTGACTGTGGTTGCAGTTGGAGCTTAA